A window from Thermococcus sp. 21S7 encodes these proteins:
- a CDS encoding ABC transporter ATP-binding protein has protein sequence MIIRAKHLTKRFGHVTALDSVSVEIGGGVTLILGPNGGGKSTFLNLCAGTYRPTAGTVRVFGGDPWADEEVRARFGVSFDPPALPRHRTGREWLEFLAEIRGGSISEVVEAFSLGGFIDRRISTYSAGMAKRLSLASAFIGEPELVLLDEPLANLDFDAIPEIAGLLRRFASEGLSLVVVSHIWKPFVEFADRAVVIAGGKVKQDGDVGEVVSALNLI, from the coding sequence ATGATAATCCGCGCAAAACACCTCACGAAGCGCTTCGGCCACGTAACCGCGCTCGACTCGGTGAGCGTTGAAATCGGCGGGGGCGTAACCCTAATCCTCGGGCCCAACGGCGGGGGCAAGAGCACGTTCCTGAACCTCTGCGCCGGAACCTACAGGCCGACGGCCGGGACGGTCAGGGTGTTCGGCGGCGACCCGTGGGCCGATGAAGAAGTCAGGGCGAGGTTCGGCGTCTCCTTCGACCCGCCTGCCCTTCCGAGACATAGAACGGGCCGTGAGTGGCTTGAGTTCCTGGCCGAAATCCGCGGCGGCTCCATCTCGGAGGTCGTTGAGGCGTTCTCCCTCGGGGGCTTTATCGACAGGAGGATTTCAACCTACTCGGCCGGAATGGCGAAGCGCCTGAGCCTAGCCTCGGCATTCATCGGGGAGCCGGAGCTCGTCCTGCTGGATGAGCCGCTCGCGAACCTTGACTTTGACGCGATACCTGAAATCGCCGGTCTGCTGAGGCGGTTTGCCTCGGAAGGCCTGTCCCTCGTTGTGGTCTCCCACATATGGAAGCCCTTCGTCGAGTTCGCCGACAGGGCGGTTGTTATAGCTGGGGGGAAGGTGAAACAAGATGGCGACGTTGGGGAAGTTGTTTCTGCTCTCAATCTTATTTAG
- a CDS encoding ABC transporter permease — protein sequence MKILRWELEDPLNLAVFAFGFLLIGTSLFLKGIRVSNHFMVSPPSEDFIRAFSYRTMGVSVPLLSDEVYTAFMLTAVLLASLVLRNDRDTRFALSLYSLPVGRKRLVLSKVLAVFVMLFVASFVPFLLTVIYIFGDTGNFFLTAFFSKGLLPLYLLYWTLAVLYAVAVSSFVAMGSPNTFVSVMVGLSVLYLPHSFGVSSLPPAVLNSAIFHAYTSGVSLSHWFGELLSSAFLSCVLLPFLLIAMTLYLAERRDVR from the coding sequence ATGAAAATCCTCCGCTGGGAGCTCGAAGACCCGCTCAACTTAGCTGTCTTCGCCTTCGGTTTCCTGCTCATCGGAACTTCCCTGTTCCTTAAGGGAATTCGGGTCTCAAATCACTTTATGGTGTCCCCGCCGAGCGAGGACTTCATAAGGGCTTTCTCCTACAGAACCATGGGCGTCAGCGTTCCCCTTCTCTCGGACGAAGTTTACACCGCCTTCATGCTGACGGCGGTTCTCCTGGCGTCGCTCGTCCTGCGGAACGACAGGGACACTCGCTTCGCCCTCTCGCTCTACTCCCTCCCCGTGGGAAGGAAGAGGCTCGTCCTCTCCAAGGTTCTGGCGGTTTTCGTAATGCTCTTCGTCGCATCTTTCGTCCCGTTCCTTCTGACGGTCATCTACATCTTCGGCGACACCGGGAACTTCTTTCTCACGGCCTTCTTCTCAAAGGGCCTGCTCCCTCTCTACCTGCTTTACTGGACACTGGCCGTTCTCTACGCGGTCGCGGTTTCCTCCTTTGTTGCCATGGGTTCCCCCAACACCTTCGTCTCGGTGATGGTCGGGCTCTCGGTTCTCTACCTGCCCCACTCGTTCGGAGTCTCTTCGTTGCCCCCGGCGGTTCTCAACTCGGCGATATTCCACGCGTACACTTCGGGCGTCTCTCTTTCCCACTGGTTCGGGGAACTCCTCTCGTCCGCTTTCCTCTCCTGCGTTCTTCTTCCCTTCCTCCTCATCGCCATGACTCTCTACCTCGCGGAAAGGAGGGACGTCAGATGA